A region from the Pseudalkalibacillus hwajinpoensis genome encodes:
- a CDS encoding KOW domain-containing RNA-binding protein, producing the protein MKESDTVPEIGQIVRNRRGRDADQYSVIVGIVDERYVFLADGDKRKFDRPKRKNLAHLELVEYISPEVKRSLEETGRVTNGKLRFAISKYMNEHVIDLKEGEQVDG; encoded by the coding sequence GTGAAAGAGTCGGATACCGTTCCCGAGATCGGTCAGATCGTTCGGAATAGACGGGGAAGAGACGCTGATCAATATAGCGTGATTGTAGGGATTGTTGATGAACGTTATGTTTTCTTAGCCGATGGTGACAAACGAAAGTTTGATCGTCCTAAGCGGAAGAACCTCGCACACCTTGAGCTGGTAGAGTATATATCTCCTGAGGTAAAGCGAAGTCTTGAAGAAACGGGCCGTGTCACAAATGGCAAGCTACGTTTCGCGATCTCAAAGTATATGAATGAACACGTCATTGATTTAAAGGAGGGAGAGCAAGTAGATGGCTAA
- the infA gene encoding translation initiation factor IF-1: protein MAKEEVIEMEGTVIEPLPNAMFRVELENGHKILAHVSGKIRMHYIRILPGDKVTVELSPYDLSRGRITYRYK, encoded by the coding sequence ATGGCTAAAGAAGAAGTAATTGAAATGGAAGGCACGGTTATCGAACCTCTACCGAATGCAATGTTTCGAGTAGAACTCGAAAACGGTCATAAGATTCTTGCTCACGTATCCGGAAAGATACGTATGCATTACATCCGTATTCTACCAGGTGACAAAGTAACTGTTGAGCTTTCTCCATATGACTTATCACGTGGTCGTATCACGTATCGATATAAATAA
- the rpmJ gene encoding 50S ribosomal protein L36 produces MKVRPSVKPMCEKCKVIRRKGKVMVICENPKHKQKQG; encoded by the coding sequence ATGAAAGTAAGACCGTCAGTAAAACCAATGTGTGAAAAATGTAAAGTTATTCGCCGTAAAGGGAAAGTCATGGTTATCTGTGAAAATCCAAAGCATAAGCAAAAACAAGGCTAA
- the rpsM gene encoding 30S ribosomal protein S13, translated as MARIAGIDVPREKRIVIALTYVYGIGKTTAKQVLVDAGVSEDTRVRDLTEEELGKIREVVDKIKVEGDLRREISLNIKRLIEIGSYRGIRHRRGLPVRGQHTKNNSRTRKGPRRTVANKKK; from the coding sequence ATGGCACGTATTGCTGGTATTGATGTTCCACGCGAAAAGCGCATCGTAATCGCGTTAACTTACGTTTATGGAATCGGTAAAACAACTGCGAAACAAGTTCTAGTTGACGCTGGTGTTTCTGAAGACACTCGTGTACGCGACTTAACTGAAGAAGAGCTCGGAAAAATCCGTGAAGTAGTAGACAAAATTAAGGTTGAGGGTGATCTTCGTCGTGAAATCTCACTTAACATTAAACGTCTAATCGAAATCGGTTCTTATCGTGGTATCCGCCACCGTCGTGGTCTTCCTGTCCGAGGTCAACATACGAAGAACAACTCTCGTACTCGTAAAGGCCCTCGCCGTACAGTAGCTAACAAGAAGAAGTAA
- the rpsK gene encoding 30S ribosomal protein S11, whose translation MAKQRKANTRKKRVKKNVESGVAHIRSTFNNTIITITDTHGNAISWATSGNMGFKGSRKSTPFAAQMAAETAGKTAQEHGMKTVEVSVKGPGAGREAAIRALQAVGLEVTAIRDVTPVPHNGCRPPKRRRV comes from the coding sequence ATGGCTAAACAACGTAAAGCAAATACACGTAAAAAGCGCGTGAAAAAGAATGTTGAGAGTGGAGTAGCTCATATCCGTTCCACTTTTAACAACACAATCATTACGATTACTGATACTCACGGAAATGCGATTTCTTGGGCAACTTCCGGAAACATGGGCTTCAAAGGTTCTCGTAAGTCTACTCCATTCGCTGCTCAAATGGCTGCTGAAACTGCAGGTAAAACTGCACAGGAGCACGGCATGAAAACTGTAGAAGTTTCTGTTAAAGGCCCTGGTGCTGGTCGTGAAGCTGCAATTCGTGCACTTCAAGCTGTAGGTCTAGAGGTTACTGCGATCCGTGACGTAACTCCAGTACCTCATAACGGCTGCCGTCCGCCAAAACGTCGTAGAGTCTAA
- a CDS encoding DNA-directed RNA polymerase subunit alpha, with amino-acid sequence MIEIEKPKIEAVAINEDAKYGKFVVEPLERGYGTTLGNSLRRILLSSLPGAAVTSVQIEGVLHEFSTIEGVHEDVTTIILNLKKLAMKVYSEEEKTLVVDVQGPGTVTAGDITHDSDVEILNPDLHIATLSASARFQMRVTAIRGRGYVQAEGNKNDEQPIGVIPVDSIFTPVSRVNYQVENTRVGQVTNYDKLTLDVWTDGSIRPEEAVSLGAKILNEHLNIFVGLTDQAQNAEIMVEKEEDQKEKVLEMTIEELDLSVRSYNCLKRAGINTVQELTQKSEEDMMKVRNLGRKSLEEVQEKLEELGLGLRNEE; translated from the coding sequence ATGATCGAAATCGAAAAGCCAAAAATTGAAGCGGTAGCTATCAACGAGGATGCAAAATACGGTAAGTTTGTTGTAGAACCATTAGAGCGTGGTTATGGAACTACCCTGGGTAACTCCCTTCGTCGTATCCTGTTATCTTCACTTCCTGGTGCTGCTGTCACATCCGTACAAATTGAAGGAGTACTCCATGAGTTCTCTACAATTGAAGGCGTACATGAAGATGTAACAACTATCATTCTCAATCTTAAGAAGTTAGCTATGAAAGTTTACTCTGAAGAAGAGAAGACATTGGTTGTTGATGTACAAGGACCAGGAACGGTAACAGCAGGAGATATTACTCATGACAGCGACGTGGAGATCTTAAACCCTGACCTTCATATTGCTACCCTTTCTGCTAGTGCGCGTTTCCAGATGCGAGTTACTGCAATTCGTGGAAGAGGCTATGTACAAGCGGAAGGAAACAAAAATGATGAACAGCCAATCGGTGTAATTCCGGTTGACTCGATCTTCACACCTGTTTCTCGTGTTAACTACCAGGTTGAAAACACTCGCGTTGGCCAGGTAACAAATTATGACAAACTAACCCTTGATGTTTGGACAGATGGAAGCATTCGTCCTGAAGAAGCTGTTTCGTTAGGTGCAAAGATTTTAAATGAACATTTAAACATTTTTGTTGGTTTAACGGACCAGGCTCAAAATGCTGAAATCATGGTCGAAAAAGAAGAGGATCAAAAAGAGAAAGTGCTTGAGATGACTATCGAAGAGCTTGATCTCTCAGTTCGTTCATACAATTGCCTGAAGCGTGCTGGCATTAATACAGTTCAAGAATTGACTCAGAAGTCTGAAGAAGACATGATGAAAGTTCGTAATCTTGGACGTAAGTCACTTGAAGAAGTACAAGAGAAGCTTGAAGAGCTTGGGCTTGGACTTCGTAACGAAGAATAG
- the rplQ gene encoding 50S ribosomal protein L17: MAYQKLGRTSDTRKALFRDLVTDLIINERIETTESKAKELRSFIDKMITLGKRGDLHARRQAASFIRNEVADQESGQDAVQKLFSDIAPRYAERQGGYSRIRKLGPRRGDGAEMVIIELV, from the coding sequence ATGGCATACCAAAAGTTAGGTCGTACTAGTGATACGCGTAAAGCGCTATTCCGTGACCTTGTTACAGATTTGATCATCAATGAACGTATTGAAACGACAGAATCAAAGGCGAAAGAACTTCGTTCTTTCATCGACAAAATGATTACGCTTGGTAAACGCGGAGATCTTCACGCACGTCGTCAAGCAGCTTCTTTCATCCGTAACGAAGTAGCGGATCAAGAAAGCGGTCAAGATGCAGTTCAAAAACTATTCAGCGATATCGCTCCTCGTTATGCTGAGCGTCAAGGCGGTTACTCTCGTATCCGTAAACTTGGACCACGCCGCGGTGACGGTGCTGAAATGGTTATCATCGAGCTAGTATAA
- a CDS encoding energy-coupling factor ABC transporter ATP-binding protein, protein MEELITVQNVSFRYQEEQPHVLHDVSLSVHKGEWLAIVGHNGSGKSTLAKLLNGLQLPEKGDVTVEGYNSRDEESIWEIRRRVGIVFQNPDNQFVGTSVRDDVAFGLENNGMAREKMLERIHESVNKVRMADYLDQEPHRLSGGQKQRVAIAGIIALRPSIVILDEATSMLDPAGRKEVLQTMRELKDEEGMTVISITHDLEEAAQADRLIVMNAGEVIDEGLPVDVFKKGDMLEQIGLDLPFPLQVQRALSEKGYDFSKLTLSQEELVNELWTLQSKI, encoded by the coding sequence ATGGAAGAACTAATCACCGTTCAAAACGTATCCTTTCGGTATCAGGAAGAGCAACCCCATGTATTGCATGATGTTTCATTATCTGTTCATAAGGGTGAATGGCTAGCGATCGTAGGACATAATGGTTCTGGGAAGTCGACACTTGCAAAGCTTCTAAATGGGCTGCAACTTCCTGAAAAAGGCGATGTTACCGTAGAAGGATATAACAGTAGAGATGAGGAAAGTATTTGGGAAATTAGAAGAAGAGTGGGGATCGTATTTCAAAACCCAGACAATCAGTTTGTAGGTACGTCTGTGCGTGATGATGTAGCTTTTGGTCTTGAAAATAACGGAATGGCACGCGAAAAAATGTTGGAGCGCATCCATGAGAGTGTGAATAAGGTGCGGATGGCAGATTACCTTGATCAAGAGCCACATCGTCTCTCAGGTGGTCAAAAGCAACGTGTAGCGATTGCTGGGATTATTGCCTTAAGACCATCCATTGTCATCCTAGATGAGGCCACTTCTATGCTAGATCCAGCTGGTCGTAAAGAAGTGCTTCAAACGATGCGTGAGCTTAAAGACGAAGAAGGCATGACGGTGATCTCTATCACCCATGATCTCGAAGAAGCTGCACAAGCTGATCGATTGATCGTCATGAATGCAGGAGAGGTCATTGATGAAGGTCTTCCGGTTGATGTGTTTAAGAAAGGTGACATGCTTGAGCAAATTGGTTTAGATTTGCCGTTTCCACTTCAGGTGCAGCGAGCACTCAGTGAGAAAGGCTATGATTTCTCAAAGCTTACTTTATCTCAAGAGGAACTGGTGAATGAGCTATGGACATTACAATCAAAGATTTAG